The DNA segment GCAGCAGCTCCTCCCTTTTCGCATCTCCATAGCCGGCAACCTTTACGACATCAAAATTGTCAAAGGCTTCCCGAAAGGCCTCCCGCTTTTTCAAAATTGTCAGCCAGGAAAGTCCGGCCTGAAAGGATTCCAGAAGCAGCATTTCAAACAGCTTATGATCATCATGCACCTCTCTCCCCCATTCCTCATCGTGATACTGCACATAAACCGCAGGCACATGTTCTGCCCAGAAGCATCGTTTTTTCTCCATTTTCAGCCCTCATTTCGTTTGCTTTATTATAGCAGACCTTTCCCCTGTATGACCAGAGGTAACAAACGTATTTACTACCTGCCAGCAGGCGGGCAGCTGCAAGACAGCTTTCATATCCAGCGACTTCTGACAGTCATAGGCCGTAAGTGCCGCAAGCATCGCCTGTCTTACATATCGCAGGCGGTCTGCCTCTCCTCTTCCAGCAGCACTCAGAGAAATTGCATAATTTTCTACTACGATCAGACCTGCACTGCTCAATCGTTTCACAGCACGGCAGACACTGGCCCGAGAATACCCCAGATATACGGCAATATCAATCTGACAGACCCTATTCTGCTCTTGCTGCAAAAGATCAATGGCCTGCACATACATCTGCTGGGAAGATGTGAGCTTCATTTCACACCCCATGCGATAAAGCTCTTCGTATTCACCTTACGGTAGTGCAAATCATGAAAGTGCTTTTGTAGCAGCAGCCGAATTTCCTTTTCACTGTACATGTGCACATCCCCCTGCTTACTGAAATGGCAGTACAGATTCATGATCCTGCGGGAAAGCCACCCCTGCCTGCAATCTCCCAGCACAAAAATCCCATCGTATCGCAGCACTCTTGTAACCTCCTGCAGCACACCCTTCGGATTTGGATAATGGTGAAACGAATCATTGCAATAAACCATATCAAAGCTGCTATCCGCAAAGGGCAGCCTTAGCGCATCCCCCTGTACCAGAACAGCATGCTCCTTCATCACGTCCTTTCCGATTTTCAGCATATGTTCACTCAGATCGATTCCTGTAAGCTGCCGTGTTGGATCCTCCTCATAGAGCTGCTTCATAAGCGCACAGGTTCCACACCCCATATCCAATACATCTTTTGCAGGAAACTGAATCATTATCTCCAGCATGAACGGATATAATTCTCTTGCATGTGATCCGAAGATGGCTGTATCATACGTTTCTGCCTGTTTGTCAAATACACGTCTTGATTGTTCTGTTTTATCCATAGCATTGTCCTCCTTTAATGAACATTGTTCATTCATACTTTAAAAAGCAATCCCTGACTATTGGCTGTCATCAGGGATACATTCCTGTTTCAGCAGGAGATCAAAGTATGCACGAAGATGTGCAAGCAGCTCGGGATTTGGTGAATTCACAGATGCATGAAGCCCAATCTGTCCATATGTGAGAAAGCTGAGCAGCAACTCTTCATGCCGCACCTTTAAGTGATGCTTCTTTAAATAAATGTGCAATTCCTTCTGCAGATGCGGCTGCATATATTTGCACAGCTTTACAGCCAGCTCCTCATGAAAGCCGATATTCTCCGGCCGGTGAAAGAAGTCATGATAACGCATCTGCTGCTCCTCCTGCTCCAGCATGAGAAAGAGTGCATCCAGCTTTTCGTGAAAATGTAACGCTTCATTATGCAGCGTCACCAGATAAGAAGCACATAAATCCTCCACATACTGCTGCATGGCCTCCTGAAAGAGCTTCTGCTTGCTGTCAAAATAGCGATAGCATAACCCCAGAGATATATTCAGATGGCGGGCAATATCCCGCATCGAGGTCTGTTCATAACCGTTGTATGCAAACAGCTCCATCGCACCATCCAGTATCTCCCGTTTTCTTTTCATTGGATCTTTAACAATCCTGGTTTGTCTTTTCTGCACCATAGCATCACCCTCCCCTTTAGTATAGCAAGCTTACACAAAATGTCAATGAACATCGTTCATTCTCCGCTTCCAATCTGTTACCTTTGCTAACAAAACCGCAGAAAAGCTTTCTTTCCCCTGTTTACAGCATTGAACAAGGATGAACAATTCACACTAATTGCTTCCTGAACGCAAAAAAAAGATACGCCTGCGTTCACTGCCACAGAGCAAGGAATCTCTTATCCTTTATCCGGACTTGAGAATTCAGTCATAGCAGCAATCAGCTTCGTATCTTTCTTATAATGATTTTTAACAGCAACAATACTGTTTTATTTCAGCACAGCACCCTCATCTGCACTGGCAACCAGGCGGGAATACCGGTAGAGCCAGCCCTCTTTGATTTTTGGCTCCGGCTTTACCCATGCCTGCAGACGCTGCTCTATTTCCGCTGCGTCCACATTCAGGTTGATCGTACCCTTTGGAATATCAATTGTGATAGAATCGCCTTCCTGAATGATAGCGATTGGGCCCTGAGCTGCTGCTTCCGGAGACACATGTCCAATCGCAGCACCACGGGTTGCCCCGGAAAAGCGTCCATCGGTAATCAACGCAACATCCTTATCCAGCTGCATTCCGGCAAGTGCACTCGTCGGATTCAGCATTTCTCGCATGCCAGGACCACCCTTTGGTCCCTCATAGCGGATAATGACAACATCCCCCTTAACGATCTTTCCGGCATAGATTGCCGCAATCGCATCCTCCTCACTGTCAAACACTCGCGCCGGTCCGGTATGTGTCATCATTTTCGGATCAACAGCGGAGCGTTTTACCACACAGCCCTTTGGTGCGATATTTCCAAACAGTACCGCAATTCCTCCGGTGGCTGAGTTAGGATGCTCGATATCCTTGATGATATTCGTATCCATATTCACGGCATTCGCAATATTCTCTGCGACGGTCTTACCCGTCACAGTCATGAGGCCGGTATCAATCAGCTGTTTTCTTGACAGCTCCTTCATGACCGCCTGTACACCGCCTGCGTTGTATAAATCTACAATATGATCCGGGCCTGCCGGAGCCAGCTTGCACAGATTCGGCGTTTTCTGAGAAACCTCATTGATCATGTCCAAATCCAGATCTACCTTGGCTTCCTTAGCGATTGCCAAAAGATGCAGCACGGTATTGGAGGAACAGCCCAGCGCCATATCACACGCCAAACCATTGCGTAAGGATTTTTCATTTA comes from the Erysipelotrichaceae bacterium 66202529 genome and includes:
- a CDS encoding MarR family transcriptional regulator encodes the protein MGCEMKLTSSQQMYVQAIDLLQQEQNRVCQIDIAVYLGYSRASVCRAVKRLSSAGLIVVENYAISLSAAGRGEADRLRYVRQAMLAALTAYDCQKSLDMKAVLQLPACWQVVNTFVTSGHTGERSAIIKQTK
- a CDS encoding TetR family transcriptional regulator, which gives rise to MVQKRQTRIVKDPMKRKREILDGAMELFAYNGYEQTSMRDIARHLNISLGLCYRYFDSKQKLFQEAMQQYVEDLCASYLVTLHNEALHFHEKLDALFLMLEQEEQQMRYHDFFHRPENIGFHEELAVKLCKYMQPHLQKELHIYLKKHHLKVRHEELLLSFLTYGQIGLHASVNSPNPELLAHLRAYFDLLLKQECIPDDSQ
- the ilvD gene encoding dihydroxy-acid dehydratase, encoding MGRPSDSVVRGDACAPQRSLFYALGLTEEELNRPLIGVVSAYSEIVPGHLHLDKITEAVKAGIRMAGGTPIMVPSIGVCDGIAMGHIGMKYSLASRELIADSVETMAKAHGFDGLVLVPNCDKIVPGMLMGALRVNVPSVVMSGGAMLPGNDRGKAMSLSTMFEAVGAKKAGLIDQTELTHIEQNACPGCGSCSGMFTANSMNCLCEVLGIALPGNGTIPAVYSARTQLAKKAGMAVMDMVEKDIRPRDIVNEKSLRNGLACDMALGCSSNTVLHLLAIAKEAKVDLDLDMINEVSQKTPNLCKLAPAGPDHIVDLYNAGGVQAVMKELSRKQLIDTGLMTVTGKTVAENIANAVNMDTNIIKDIEHPNSATGGIAVLFGNIAPKGCVVKRSAVDPKMMTHTGPARVFDSEEDAIAAIYAGKIVKGDVVIIRYEGPKGGPGMREMLNPTSALAGMQLDKDVALITDGRFSGATRGAAIGHVSPEAAAQGPIAIIQEGDSITIDIPKGTINLNVDAAEIEQRLQAWVKPEPKIKEGWLYRYSRLVASADEGAVLK
- a CDS encoding methyltransferase domain-containing protein, whose product is MDKTEQSRRVFDKQAETYDTAIFGSHARELYPFMLEIMIQFPAKDVLDMGCGTCALMKQLYEEDPTRQLTGIDLSEHMLKIGKDVMKEHAVLVQGDALRLPFADSSFDMVYCNDSFHHYPNPKGVLQEVTRVLRYDGIFVLGDCRQGWLSRRIMNLYCHFSKQGDVHMYSEKEIRLLLQKHFHDLHYRKVNTKSFIAWGVK